A genomic window from Mesorhizobium sp. CAU 1732 includes:
- a CDS encoding carnitine 3-dehydrogenase has translation MTITKAACIGGGVIGAGWVARLVLNGIDVAIFDPDPEADRKVGEVMKGARRAYKRMVPGGLPKEGRITYAKTIADAVAGVDFIQESVPERLDLKHKVLAEIDLHAPERAIIGSSTSGIKPSDMQPAMKKHPERLVVGHPFNPVYLLPLVEIVGGEQTSAEAIEQARSLYASIGMKPVVVRKEIEAFVGDRLLEAMWREALWLIKDGITTVEELDDIMRYSFGLRWAQMGMFQVYRIAGGEAGMRHFMAQFGPCLSWPWTKLMDVPEFNDELVDLIAGQSDEQSGAYSIRELEKIRDDNLVAIMEALGKQNKGKGWGAGELHNDYTKRLAKLAGAKPSKAAAKAKADKPKKKKKG, from the coding sequence ATGACCATCACGAAAGCAGCGTGCATCGGCGGCGGCGTCATCGGCGCGGGATGGGTTGCCCGTCTGGTGCTCAATGGCATCGACGTGGCGATCTTCGATCCCGATCCGGAAGCCGACCGCAAGGTCGGCGAAGTGATGAAGGGCGCGCGGCGCGCCTATAAAAGGATGGTGCCGGGCGGCCTGCCGAAAGAAGGCAGGATCACCTACGCAAAGACCATCGCCGATGCCGTGGCCGGTGTGGATTTCATCCAGGAAAGCGTGCCGGAACGGCTCGACTTGAAGCACAAGGTGCTGGCCGAGATCGATCTTCACGCGCCTGAGCGGGCCATCATCGGCTCGTCCACCTCGGGCATCAAGCCGTCCGACATGCAGCCGGCGATGAAGAAGCATCCCGAGCGGCTGGTGGTCGGTCATCCCTTCAACCCCGTCTACCTGCTGCCGCTGGTCGAGATCGTGGGTGGCGAGCAGACCTCCGCAGAGGCGATCGAGCAGGCGCGCTCGCTCTACGCCTCGATCGGCATGAAGCCGGTCGTCGTGCGCAAGGAAATCGAGGCGTTCGTCGGCGACCGCCTGCTGGAAGCCATGTGGCGCGAGGCGCTGTGGCTCATCAAGGATGGCATCACGACCGTCGAGGAACTCGACGACATCATGCGCTATTCGTTCGGTCTTCGCTGGGCGCAGATGGGCATGTTCCAGGTCTATCGCATCGCCGGTGGCGAGGCCGGCATGCGGCACTTCATGGCGCAGTTCGGGCCGTGTCTGTCATGGCCGTGGACGAAGTTGATGGACGTGCCGGAGTTCAATGACGAACTGGTCGATCTGATCGCCGGGCAGTCGGACGAGCAGTCCGGTGCCTATTCGATCCGCGAACTCGAAAAAATCCGCGACGACAATCTCGTCGCGATCATGGAAGCGCTGGGCAAGCAGAACAAGGGCAAGGGGTGGGGCGCGGGCGAGCTTCACAACGACTACACGAAGCGCCTGGCGAAGCTTGCAGGCGCCAAGCCGTCCAAGGCGGCAGCCAAGGCGAAGGCGGACAAGCCGAAGAAGAAAAAGAAGGGCTGA
- a CDS encoding 3-keto-5-aminohexanoate cleavage protein, whose product MPLAMNREVFITCAVTGSGGTQDRSPHVPRSPKQIADSAIDAAKAGAAVVHCHVRDPETGAPRRDIALYREVTERIRDAEVDVVLNLTAGMGGDMIFGSTESPLPLKEKGTDMAGATERVEHVRQCLPEICTLDCGTMNFAEADYVMTNTPGMLRAMGGMMTAMGVKPEIEAFDTGHLWFAKQLVEEGVLAPDALVQLCMGVPWGAPDDLNTFMAMVNNVPKEWTFSAFALGRSQMAYVAASVLAGGNVRVGLEDNLWLDKGVLATNAQLVERAVTVVENLGARVIGPDEVRKRLGLTKRAPING is encoded by the coding sequence ATGCCATTGGCCATGAATCGCGAGGTTTTCATCACCTGTGCCGTCACCGGATCGGGTGGCACGCAGGATCGGAGCCCGCACGTGCCGCGCTCGCCGAAGCAGATCGCGGACTCCGCGATAGACGCCGCCAAGGCGGGAGCGGCCGTCGTCCATTGCCACGTGCGCGATCCTGAAACGGGTGCGCCGCGCCGCGACATCGCACTTTACCGGGAAGTGACGGAGCGCATTCGCGACGCCGAGGTCGATGTGGTGCTGAATCTGACAGCCGGCATGGGCGGCGACATGATTTTCGGCTCGACCGAAAGCCCGCTGCCATTGAAGGAAAAGGGCACGGACATGGCAGGCGCCACCGAGCGCGTCGAGCATGTGCGCCAATGCCTGCCGGAAATCTGCACACTGGATTGCGGCACGATGAATTTCGCCGAGGCCGACTACGTGATGACCAACACGCCCGGCATGCTGCGCGCCATGGGCGGCATGATGACCGCAATGGGCGTGAAGCCCGAAATCGAGGCGTTCGACACCGGCCATCTCTGGTTCGCCAAGCAACTGGTCGAGGAAGGCGTGCTTGCGCCCGATGCGCTGGTTCAGCTTTGCATGGGTGTGCCGTGGGGCGCTCCCGACGATCTCAACACATTCATGGCGATGGTGAACAACGTGCCGAAGGAATGGACCTTCTCCGCCTTCGCGCTGGGCCGAAGCCAGATGGCCTATGTGGCCGCGTCCGTTCTCGCGGGCGGCAATGTCCGCGTCGGGCTCGAGGACAATCTCTGGCTCGACAAGGGCGTGCTTGCAACCAACGCACAACTGGTCGAGCGCGCGGTGACGGTCGTCGAAAACCTCGGCGCGCGGGTGATCGGACCGGACGAGGTGCGCAAGAGGCTGGGGCTCACGAAGCGGGCGCCGATCAACGGATAG
- a CDS encoding GlxA family transcriptional regulator, translated as MTKNASPSIFRPTASPLTMTILVFSGASVMCVASAIDPLRAANRVVGKTVFDWTLVSPDGRPAMTTSGIPVATDRFDPAAEADVLIAIGGFGTRNEATAALVTGFRRAAKAASAYGGIEAGSWLLGRTGLLEGRAATTHWEDLEDFAASFPGCDVRPDRYVIDGPVFTAGGASPTFDLMLHLIRSRLGMAVALDVASVFIYDQARAATDAQPLVSLGRLDGYDPRLAQAIRLMESHVDRPLPVSAIARRAGITARTLETIFASAIGETPGAYYLRLRLNVARRLVLDTAEPMADIAARTGFSSASAFSRAFSNAFGQAPVRMRKR; from the coding sequence ATGACAAAAAACGCAAGCCCATCGATCTTCAGGCCGACCGCGTCGCCATTGACGATGACGATACTCGTGTTTTCGGGCGCATCAGTCATGTGCGTCGCCTCCGCCATCGATCCACTTCGCGCTGCAAACCGCGTCGTCGGCAAGACGGTGTTCGACTGGACGCTGGTTTCACCGGATGGAAGGCCTGCGATGACGACATCCGGCATCCCGGTCGCCACCGATCGCTTCGATCCAGCGGCCGAGGCGGATGTGCTGATCGCGATCGGCGGCTTCGGCACGCGCAATGAGGCGACGGCCGCACTCGTGACGGGGTTCAGGCGTGCGGCGAAGGCTGCCAGCGCCTATGGCGGCATCGAAGCGGGAAGCTGGCTGCTCGGCCGCACGGGTCTGCTCGAAGGCCGCGCGGCCACCACGCACTGGGAGGATCTGGAAGACTTCGCGGCGAGCTTTCCCGGGTGCGACGTGCGTCCGGATCGCTATGTGATCGACGGGCCGGTCTTCACGGCCGGCGGCGCATCACCGACCTTCGATCTCATGCTGCACCTCATCCGTTCGCGTCTTGGCATGGCCGTGGCGCTCGATGTGGCGAGCGTGTTCATCTACGATCAGGCTCGCGCGGCGACGGACGCCCAGCCGCTCGTATCGCTGGGACGGCTCGACGGGTACGACCCGCGCCTGGCCCAGGCGATCCGGCTGATGGAAAGCCACGTCGATCGCCCCCTGCCCGTCTCGGCGATCGCGCGGCGGGCCGGCATCACGGCACGGACGCTGGAAACGATCTTCGCCTCCGCGATCGGCGAAACGCCGGGGGCCTATTATCTGCGTCTCCGGCTCAACGTGGCGCGGCGGCTGGTGCTCGATACGGCGGAACCGATGGCCGACATCGCCGCCAGAACAGGCTTTTCGTCGGCCTCCGCCTTCAGCCGGGCCTTTTCGAATGCGTTTGGCCAAGCGCCGGTGAGAATGCGAAAGCGCTGA
- a CDS encoding AbrB/MazE/SpoVT family DNA-binding domain-containing protein, producing the protein MGVIGKLFKNGRSQAVRIPAEFRFEGTEVEFRPGPNPGEVILSSKVEAAGTLDAFFKSRTKIPDWELEGFLEHREQGQHERDDPLA; encoded by the coding sequence GTGGGTGTCATCGGCAAACTTTTCAAGAACGGACGCAGCCAGGCTGTCCGCATTCCAGCCGAATTCCGCTTCGAGGGGACGGAGGTGGAGTTTCGTCCGGGACCCAATCCGGGCGAGGTGATCCTTTCGTCCAAAGTCGAGGCGGCAGGGACGCTTGATGCGTTCTTCAAATCGCGCACGAAAATCCCCGATTGGGAACTGGAGGGGTTCCTCGAGCACCGGGAGCAGGGACAGCATGAGCGCGACGATCCGCTCGCATGA
- a CDS encoding type II toxin-antitoxin system VapC family toxin, translating into MKIWLLDTNTISAAVHRRSETLDERLLELGALPLRVSAISYGEVQFGLAQKPAARHLARSIADFFRNVQILDWTESTAEVYGTLRADMKKAGKALSPLDMLIAAHALEAHATLVTSDRAFRFVPGLDTVDWIEA; encoded by the coding sequence ATGAAAATATGGTTGCTCGATACGAATACCATCAGCGCGGCTGTTCATCGCAGATCGGAAACCCTTGATGAACGCTTGTTAGAGCTTGGCGCTCTTCCCCTTCGCGTCTCAGCGATTTCCTATGGCGAAGTGCAATTCGGTCTCGCGCAGAAACCAGCCGCACGGCATCTGGCCCGCAGCATCGCCGATTTCTTTCGCAACGTACAAATCCTGGACTGGACCGAATCGACGGCTGAAGTTTACGGCACTCTCCGCGCCGACATGAAGAAGGCAGGCAAAGCGCTCTCGCCGCTCGACATGCTGATCGCTGCCCATGCGCTGGAGGCGCACGCGACGCTCGTTACCAGCGATCGCGCCTTCCGCTTCGTTCCGGGCCTCGATACCGTCGACTGGATCGAGGCGTGA
- the pcaF gene encoding 3-oxoadipyl-CoA thiolase gives MTEAYICDYVRTPIGRFGGSLSSVRTDDLGAVPLKALMERNGGVDWDAIDDVIYGCANQAGEDNRNVARMALLLAGLPKSVPGSTVNRLCGSGMDALTIAARAIKAGEAEIMIAGGVESMSRAPFVIPKADTAFSRNAEIYDTTIGWRFVNPLMKKQYGVDSMPETGENVAEQFQVSRADQDAFAVRSQDKAVAAQANGRLAKEIVPVTIPQRKGDPIVVDKDEHPRAGTTVETLGKLGTPFKREGGTVTAGNASGVNDGAAAIIVASEAAVKKYGLTPIARIVGGAAAGAEPRIMGIGPVPATSKLCARLGLKPSDFDVIELNEAFASQGIAVLRELGIAEDAEHVNPNGGAIALGHPLGMSGARISGTAALELRERGAKLALATMCIGVGQGIAVVLERA, from the coding sequence ATGACCGAAGCCTATATCTGCGACTACGTCCGCACCCCCATCGGCCGCTTCGGCGGGTCCCTCTCATCCGTGCGCACCGACGATCTCGGTGCCGTGCCGCTGAAGGCGCTGATGGAGCGCAATGGCGGCGTGGATTGGGACGCGATCGACGACGTGATCTATGGCTGCGCCAACCAGGCCGGCGAGGACAATCGCAACGTCGCGCGCATGGCCCTGCTGCTCGCGGGCTTGCCGAAGTCGGTGCCGGGCTCGACCGTCAACCGGCTCTGCGGTTCCGGCATGGATGCGCTGACGATCGCGGCACGTGCGATCAAGGCCGGCGAGGCGGAAATCATGATCGCCGGCGGCGTCGAGAGCATGTCGCGTGCACCTTTCGTGATCCCGAAGGCTGACACCGCTTTCTCGCGCAATGCGGAAATCTACGACACCACCATCGGCTGGCGGTTCGTCAATCCGCTGATGAAGAAGCAATACGGCGTCGATTCCATGCCGGAAACCGGCGAGAACGTCGCAGAGCAGTTCCAGGTGAGCCGCGCCGATCAGGACGCGTTTGCGGTTCGCAGCCAGGACAAGGCCGTCGCGGCACAGGCCAATGGCCGCCTCGCGAAGGAGATCGTTCCCGTCACCATCCCGCAGCGCAAGGGCGACCCGATCGTGGTCGACAAGGACGAGCATCCGCGCGCGGGCACGACCGTCGAAACGCTCGGCAAACTCGGCACGCCCTTCAAACGAGAAGGTGGCACGGTGACCGCGGGCAACGCCTCGGGCGTCAATGACGGCGCGGCTGCCATCATCGTCGCGTCGGAAGCCGCGGTGAAGAAATACGGGCTGACGCCGATCGCGCGCATCGTGGGCGGTGCTGCCGCCGGTGCCGAGCCGCGCATCATGGGCATCGGTCCTGTGCCCGCGACCAGCAAGCTCTGCGCGCGCCTCGGCCTCAAGCCTTCGGATTTCGACGTCATCGAACTCAATGAAGCCTTTGCCTCCCAAGGCATCGCCGTGCTCCGCGAACTCGGTATCGCCGAGGACGCGGAGCACGTGAACCCGAATGGTGGGGCGATCGCGCTTGGGCATCCCCTTGGCATGTCCGGGGCGCGCATCTCCGGCACGGCGGCGCTCGAACTGCGCGAGCGCGGCGCCAAGCTGGCGCTGGCAACGATGTGCATCGGCGTCGGCCAGGGCATCGCAGTGGTGCTGGAACGCGCCTGA